The window CTAAGTACTCAATGTTTATGTATTGTGTGGTAAGTAGGTATATTGGTGAAAGTAGAAAATCAAAGCTATCCTAGTTTATAAATTGGAGGAAAGAAAAATGGCAGATGTAAAAATCATTTTACCTGATGGTAGTGCAAAGGAATACGCTGCTGGCACTACTCTTGGGGAAGCAGTAAAACAACTATCTAACAGCTTGGCTAAAAAAGTACTAGCTGCAAACGTAAATGGCGAATTAACAGACCTTCGCGAAGAACTTGTAGATGGTTCTGAAGTTGCGTTCTTAACATTCGAAGATGAAGGGGGCAAACATACTTTGCGCCATACAGCTTCTCATATCTTGGCACAAGCTGTTAAACGTTTATGGCCTGAAGCTAAATTGGCTATCGGTCCTGCTATCGATAAGGGTTTTTACTATGATATCGATATGGAACATACTTTGACTCCTGAAGATTTGGATAAAATCGAAAAGGAAATGAGCCGTATTGTAAAAGAAAATTTACTGATTACTAAATCCGTTATGCCTCGTCAAGAAGCTATCGAATTCTTTAAAGCCAAAAATGAAGATTACAAGGTAGAATTGATTCAAGATCTTCCTGAAGATGCTGTAATCTCTTGCTACTCTCAAGGCGATTTCATCGATCTTTGTGCAGGACCTCACGTGGCATCTACTGGTAAGGTGAAAGCTTTCAAATTACAAAGCATTGCAGGTGCATACTGGCGTGGCGATGAAAAAAATAAAATGTTACAACGTATTTACGGTACAGCATTTGAAAAGAAAGAAGAACTTGATGCATACCTTCACTTGCTTGAAGAAGCAGCTAAACGCGACCACCGTAAACTTGGTAAAGAACTTGGTTTGTTCGTTATCAAAGAAGAAGGTCCTGGCTTCCCATTCTTCTTGCCAAAAGGCATGGCTCTTCGCAACGAATTAGAAAACTTCTGGCGCGAAGTTCACCATGAATTTGAATACGAAGAAATCCGTACACCAATCATCTTGAACAAACAATTGTGGGAAACATCTGGTCACTGGTTCCATTATCGTGAAAATATGTACACTACAATTATCGACGAAGAAGAATATGCAATTAAACCAATGAACTGCCCAGGCGGTATCTTGGTTTACCAAAACGAAATGCATTCCTATCGTGACTTCCCATTGCGTTACGCTGAACTCGGTCTAGTTCACCGTCATGAATTATCTGGTGCATTACACGGCTTGTTCCGAGTACGTGCGTTCACGCAAGATGATGCGCATGTATTCATGTTGCCATCTCAAATGCAATCTGAGTTGATGAAAGTTATCGAATTATTTGACCGTATCTATAGTCAATTCGGCTTGAAATATCATGTAGAATTGTCCACTAAACCTGATAATGCAATGGGTGATGACGCCATTTGGGAAGCAGCGACAGAAGCATTGCGTAATGCTATTGAAGCGAAAGGTATTCCATACGTAATCAACCCTGGTGACGGCGCATTCTACGGTCCTAAACTTGACTACCATATCGAAGACTCCTTAGGTCGTACATGGCAATGTGGTACTATTCAATTGGATATGAACTTGCCTGAACGGTTCCAAATTGAATACATTGGTGAAGATGGTCAAAAACATCGTCCTATCATGATTCACCGTGCATGCTTCGGCTCTATGGAACGTTTCATTGGTATCTTAACTGAACACTATGCAGGCGCATTCCCAACATGGATGGCTCCTGTACAAGTTAAAATCTTGCCTATCTCTGAAAAACATGTTGAATATGCTAAGGAATTGGCAAAACAAATGCACCGCGACTATGTACGCGTAGAAGTAGACGATCGCAGCGAAAAAATCGGCTACAAAATCCGCCAAGCGCAAATGGCAAAAGTTCCTTACATGCTTGTTGTGGGTGATAAAGAAGTTGAAGAAGGCACAGTTAACGTTCGTAAACACGGTGGTGATGAATTAGGTTCTGTACCATTTGAAGAATTCTTTAATTCTATTAAGATTGAAATTAAAGAACGTAATTAATTATCTACTGTCTAGCTATTTATATTTATAAAAATCCCCCTCACATCTTGCACAATTATGATTAGTCTGTATAATTTATTAGTGGTGAGATTATATGAGGGGGATTTTATTATTATATTCTCTTTAATTGTTACCTGTGAGTAGCGAAAGGAAATGACTATGAAAGAAGTAAATTCATACGGTTGGAAAGCTGTTATTGGTTCATCTATAGGTTATGCCATGGATGGGTTTGATCTCTTGATTCTTGGCTTTATGCTAACTTTGATTTCAGGGGACTTAGGCTTGACTACTGGTCAAGCAGGTTCACTTGTGACGTGGACCTTGGTAGGTGCCGTAATCGGTGGTTTTATCTTTGGTACCTTGTCAGATAAGTTTGGTCGTGTTCGTGTGTTGACATGGACTATTGTATTATTTGCTGTATTCACTGGGCTTTGTGCTTTTGCACAAGGCTATTGGGATCTTCTCATATATCGTACAATTGCCGGCATCGGTCTAGGCGGTGAATTCGGTATTGGTATGGCTTTAGCAGCTGAAGCATGGCCTGCACAACATCGTGCAAAGGCAACAAGCTATGTTGCCATCGGCTGGCAGTTAGGCGTATTGGCTGCAGCACTGTTAACACCCGTATTACTTCCTTATATTGGATGGCGTGGTATGTTCATGGTTGGCATTATTCCTGCCTTTGTGGCCTGGATCTTCCGTGCGAAATTACATGAACCAGAAATCTTTGTTCAAAGTAAAGACACTAAAGAACATTCCCATACGAACTCATTCAAGTTATTAGTAAAAGATGTAAGAACTACAAAGACCTCCATAGGTGTTGCTATTTTAACATCTGTTCAAAACTTTGGTTACTACGGTATTATGATTTGGTTGCCTAATTTCTTGAGTAAGCAATTAGGGTTTTCCCTTACAAAATCTGGTTTGTGGACTGCTGTTACTGTATGTGGTATGATGGTCGGCATTTGGTTATTCGGACGATTGGCTGATAAAATTGGCCGTAAACCAACATTTATCTTGTTCCAAGTATGTGCTGTGGCATCTATTTTGATTTATTCTCAACTATCTGATCCAACAGCTATGCTATTTGCCGGCGCTATTCTAGGGGCCTCTGTAAATGGTATGATGGGTGGGTATGGTGCCTTAATGGCAGAAGCCTATCCAACAAGTGCTCGCGCAACGGCTCAAAACGTGTTATTTAACATCGGTCGCGCCGTAGGTGGCTTTAGCCCAATGGTAGTAGGTATGATTATCTCAATGTACTCGTACCAAGTGGCAATTGCATTCTTGGCTATTATTTATGTAATCGATATATTGGCAACCGTATTCTTAATTCCTGAACTAAAAGGTAAGGAACTAGACTAGGCAAATTAATTCAATAAAATAGAATAGGTAAATGAGTTTAATAAAATAGAGATATCTATTGAATTACGCTTTAATAGTTAACTAAGCGCTGTCTTTGATATGTCCCACCTTTACTGATTGTCTCGTAAAGGGGGAATATCACTTTAGACGGTGCTTTTTATATTTATGGAACTATTATTTTATAAATCATGAAGTTACTTGCAGGAATTTAATAAAAAGTGTCGAATAATATTTTGGGATATTTAGTTTTTGATGTAAAGTATAACGCAAGGTTTACTTTTTATATAATTATTGAATATACCACCAGTTAAAACTAATTTTATCAAGGAATGATATATGTCTTTTTAGAAGTACTACCAGTTAAAAATAATTCCATCAAGTGGATATATGTAATTTTTGAAATACTACTAATTAAAACTAATTTTGCTAAGGGAAGAAAGCTATTGTTTTAGAGAAACTATTAGTTAAAATTAATTTCTACAAGGAAAGATATATGTCTTTTTAGAGGTACTACCAGTTAAAACTAATTTCGTCAAGTGGAGATATATGTCATTTTTGAAATACTACCAATTAAAACTATTTTTGCTAAGGGAAGAAAGCTATTGTTTTAGAGAAATTATTAGTTAAAACTAATTTTACTAAGGAATGATATATGTCTTTTTAAAGATACTACCAGTTAAAAATATTTATTTTTAACTGGTAGTATCTGGGAAATAGGCTATGTCGGTAGAAATAGTAAATAGGTTTAACCGTTAATTTTTAAATAGCAATATATATAAGAATATTTTTGTTTGTATGTATATATATGGAGAAGGTGTGAGCGAAGTGGCACGATTACGTTTGCGTGAGGTTAGTGAGAGTGAGGAACGTTTTAATCGATTAGAGCGGGCTGTGCGATACGGAAAACGGTTAAAGTTGGCAAAAAGAGTGCCTAGAGATGTATTTTTACCAGAGGATAAGCAGTTATGGTTTTTATTTGAGCGTATATATACGGTAATTCATGATAGGGAGGTAGCCGTACTAAAACGGTTTGGCTTAACACCCATGCAGTACAATGTTTTGGAGTTTGTCTATGTATCATCTTGCAATCCAACATTAGGCTTTATTGTAGATGAATTACGCATATCATATGGTAATCTATTTGAAGTCGTAAAGAATCTAGTGAAAAAAGGCTTAGTAAATTCTGATATTTGCCCAAATGATAAACGATCTAAATGTTTAGCTTTGACCTATGAAGGTAAGATTTTATTTGAAGAGGTACAAGTCATACATGATAAAGTTTTAGGAAATACATTTTCTGTTATGTGTATGAATAAAAAGGGAGAAATGAAATCAAACTTATCATATGTACTTAGACATTTCAGTCAGGAAGAAATATACTAATCGTTCAGATTAAATATGGTAGCTTAATGTTTTAAGAGGTTAGATAATAAGCATTGTATTAAAATATTAATATATAAGTATAAGAATTAAACTGCTAAAATTAAGAATCCTACAATTTCCAGTAGTAAGAAATTGTAGGATTCTGATAGTTAATTAATTTTACGCAATTCCAATCCAATGCCAGTATGTCAGTGCAAATACGAGCATCATGATATAGCCGATGATGGTTAATGGAATTCCTGTAGTCATAAATGTTTTTACGTCGAATGTATCTGTACCATAAGCTACCATGCCTTGTGGTGAGTTTACTGGCAATACCAGACCAAAGCAGATTGCA of the Veillonella parvula genome contains:
- a CDS encoding MFS transporter; this encodes MKEVNSYGWKAVIGSSIGYAMDGFDLLILGFMLTLISGDLGLTTGQAGSLVTWTLVGAVIGGFIFGTLSDKFGRVRVLTWTIVLFAVFTGLCAFAQGYWDLLIYRTIAGIGLGGEFGIGMALAAEAWPAQHRAKATSYVAIGWQLGVLAAALLTPVLLPYIGWRGMFMVGIIPAFVAWIFRAKLHEPEIFVQSKDTKEHSHTNSFKLLVKDVRTTKTSIGVAILTSVQNFGYYGIMIWLPNFLSKQLGFSLTKSGLWTAVTVCGMMVGIWLFGRLADKIGRKPTFILFQVCAVASILIYSQLSDPTAMLFAGAILGASVNGMMGGYGALMAEAYPTSARATAQNVLFNIGRAVGGFSPMVVGMIISMYSYQVAIAFLAIIYVIDILATVFLIPELKGKELD
- a CDS encoding MarR family winged helix-turn-helix transcriptional regulator codes for the protein MSEVARLRLREVSESEERFNRLERAVRYGKRLKLAKRVPRDVFLPEDKQLWFLFERIYTVIHDREVAVLKRFGLTPMQYNVLEFVYVSSCNPTLGFIVDELRISYGNLFEVVKNLVKKGLVNSDICPNDKRSKCLALTYEGKILFEEVQVIHDKVLGNTFSVMCMNKKGEMKSNLSYVLRHFSQEEIY
- the thrS gene encoding threonine--tRNA ligase, yielding MADVKIILPDGSAKEYAAGTTLGEAVKQLSNSLAKKVLAANVNGELTDLREELVDGSEVAFLTFEDEGGKHTLRHTASHILAQAVKRLWPEAKLAIGPAIDKGFYYDIDMEHTLTPEDLDKIEKEMSRIVKENLLITKSVMPRQEAIEFFKAKNEDYKVELIQDLPEDAVISCYSQGDFIDLCAGPHVASTGKVKAFKLQSIAGAYWRGDEKNKMLQRIYGTAFEKKEELDAYLHLLEEAAKRDHRKLGKELGLFVIKEEGPGFPFFLPKGMALRNELENFWREVHHEFEYEEIRTPIILNKQLWETSGHWFHYRENMYTTIIDEEEYAIKPMNCPGGILVYQNEMHSYRDFPLRYAELGLVHRHELSGALHGLFRVRAFTQDDAHVFMLPSQMQSELMKVIELFDRIYSQFGLKYHVELSTKPDNAMGDDAIWEAATEALRNAIEAKGIPYVINPGDGAFYGPKLDYHIEDSLGRTWQCGTIQLDMNLPERFQIEYIGEDGQKHRPIMIHRACFGSMERFIGILTEHYAGAFPTWMAPVQVKILPISEKHVEYAKELAKQMHRDYVRVEVDDRSEKIGYKIRQAQMAKVPYMLVVGDKEVEEGTVNVRKHGGDELGSVPFEEFFNSIKIEIKERN